A window of the Artemia franciscana chromosome 21, ASM3288406v1, whole genome shotgun sequence genome harbors these coding sequences:
- the LOC136040773 gene encoding protein MCM10 homolog isoform X2: protein MANEECDIDTLLSLIDDDDAEESNETEKATSELEETQESETGALEAKLKAMQEEMEKLQKALKSKKQGISEINLFQKNANKPDNCNQSLLLPQSGRTAKIIDSGSLTPSIVKKELSNKEKENILKSLKQPSSEIHSGDTDSSDDEERRNHESKYNEYGKELKKLQKKYEQPDRLKGVGVGQGWKDSASPVVKLGFNKEEKSLVNMYTCRYSGIRILNPVISKSFVEERMEGKKMVRMSSLEIFIRCGDTSMDWVTMGVVISKSESKVSQKGNAYSLWRVCDLTDCSKIITLFLFSNAQKDLWKTAVGTVIGLLNPSILKDRESGKEKSNLSIDTATKVMLLGVSADFGVCKGTNKKDGRSCANVVNKSTCEYCVYHVQAEYKKTASKRSDIQSTFSSPNGLRNKVLGKSEVFYAGKSFSAIKEEKTKTDNPNLKLSLESLKKTNDLKRKDDELLALLNGGNKNYSQISNFKPPVERKLSEVINLPTPGARNLLHCLTKKEETTKETQKSMGSAKNFLSQQLNLKESRSPKVGRDLGRDSFLEFDLSKSKVALPSDLAKFKAIEILKKNGSAAKSDPNAICKVDVVKRQEIVKRKLDGSSLEIKGPQEIVKRSKLDSLRSVELEKIKNATSSHADLIEQLEDEEQEKYFSKLEKKEQLEKKMEETFEVKTKAVHCKQCKYTAFTAAGRCRNELHPLKVIFNG from the exons ATGGCCAATGAAGAATGTGACATTGACACTTTGCTTTCCCttattgatgatgatgatgCTGAAGAATCAAATGAGACTGAGAAGGCTACCTCAGAACTGGAAGAAACTCAGGAATCAGAAACTGGTGCCTTGGAAGCAAAATTGAAAGCTATGCAAGAAGAAAtggaaaaacttcaaaaagctttaaaaagtaaaaaacagggCATTTCTGAAAtcaatttattccaaaaaaatgcaaataaaccTGATAACTGTAATCAAAGTCTTTTGCTGCCTCAGTCTGGAAGGACTGCGAAAATTATTGACAGTGGATCACTAACCCCATCTATAGTTAAAAAAGAACTgtcaaataaagaaaaggagAATATACTGAAAAGTCTTAAACAGCCTAGTAGTGAAATTCATTCAGGGGATACAGACTCGTCTGATGATGAAGAGCGACGAAATCATGAAagtaaatataatgaatatGGAAAAGAGTTGAAAAAGCTGCAAAAGAAATATGAACAACCAGATAGGCTAAAGGGTGTTGGTGTAGGCCAAGGATGGAAGGATTCAGCATCTCCTGTTGTCAAACTTGGCtttaacaaagaagaaaaatccttGGTAAATATGTATACATGCAGGTATTCTGGGATAAGGATTTTAAATCCAgtaatatcaaaaagctttgTGGAAGAAAGGATGGAAGGGAAAAAAATGGTCAGAATGTCTTCCCTAGAAATATTTATTAGATGTGGGGATACCAGTATGGATTGGGTTACCATGGGTGTGGTTATTAGTAAATCTGAATCTAAAGTTTCACAAAAAGGGAATGCCTACTCGTTATGGAGAGTTTGTGATTTGACTGACTGTTCTAAGATTATAACTCTTTTCTTATTCAGCAATGCTCAAAAGGATCTTTGGAAAACAGCTGTTGGGACAGTGATTGGTTTATTAAATCCTAGTATATTGAAAGATAGAGAAagtggaaaagaaaaatcaaatctttCAATTGACACAGCAACTAAAGTTATGCTCCTGGGTGTATCAGCTGATTTTGGTGTTTGTAAAGGAACCAATAAAAAGGATGGAAGATCTTGCGCTAATGTAGTAAATAAATCAACTTGTGAATATTGCGTTTACCATGTTCAAGCTGAATATAAAAAAACGGCTTCAAAGCGATCAGATATTCAGTCAACATTTTCATCACCCAATGGTCTACGTAATAAAGTCCTTggaaagagtgaagtgttttaTGCTGGTAAATCATTCTCAgcaattaaagaagaaaagactaAAACTGATAATCCTAATTTGAAACTCAGTTTAGAATCATTGAAGAAAACGAatgatttgaaaagaaaagatgaTGAGTTATTAGCACTTCTAAATGGaggtaataaaaattatagtcaaatttcaaattttaagccGCCAGTTGAAAGGAAACTTAGTGAAGTGATTAATTTACCTACTCCCGGGGCAAGGAATTTGTTACATtgtttgacaaaaaaggaagaaactacaaaagaaacacaaaaaagtatGGGAAGTGCTAAAAATTTCCTCAGTCAGCAGTTGAATTTAAAGGAGTCAAGGTCCCCAAAAGTTGGGAGAGATTTAGGTCGTGattcatttttagaatttgattTATCAAAGTCAAAAGTTGCTCTTCCCTCAGACTTGGCTAAATTTAAAGCCATTgagatattaaaaaagaatggtTCTGCTGCTAAATCAGATCCTAATGCTATCTGTAAAGTAGATGTGGTAAAGAGACAGGAGATTGTCAAAAGGAAGTTAGATGGCTCTAGTTTAGAAATTAAAGGACCGCAGGAAATTGTAAAAAGATCTAAGCTAGATAGTCTAAGGTCAGTTGAACTAGAGAAAATTAAGAATGCAACTTCATCACATGCTGACCTGATTGAACAACTAGAAGATGAAGAACAAGAAAAGTACTTTTCAAAGTTGGAAAAGAAAGAGCAGctggaaaagaaaatggaaGAAACATTTGAG GTGAAAACAAAGGCTGTACACTGCAAGCAGTGCAAGTACACTGCATTTACAGCTGCCGGTCGATGCCGAAATGAATTGCACCCAttgaaagtaatttttaatggatga